The nucleotide sequence CCAACGTGCGGATCCGGGATCGGGTCCCGGCGGACGATCGTCCCTGGGTGGTGTCTCTTCTGGAGCGCGGGCGGGATGTGCTCCGGATCGAGCAGGTGATGCAGATCTTCACCGGCCTCTATCTCGCCGCCATGGCGCTGGCGGCCGTCTGGCTGCTGGCGGCCGGCCGGCGATGGGCGCCGGGGGTGGGGATCGCCGCGGCGCTGCTTCTCGTGCTTTCCTTCGCCGCCGGAGGCTGGGGGTTGGCGCAGGCGCGGGCGCGCCAGGCCTCGGACGAGGCGATCGTGCTCGCGGCGAAAGTGGAAGTGCTCAGCGGCCCCGGATCGGAGAACACCCTTCTGGCATCCGTCCACGAAGGGACCAAAGTCAGGATTCATAACCGCCGGCAAACCTGGGTGCAGGTCACGATCCCCGACGGCCGGGCGGGCTGGATCCGGAGAGAGGCCCTTGGCGTCATCTGATCCTCTCGGCCTCTACCTCCACGTCCCCTTCTGCACCTCCCACTGCACCTATTGCGACTTCTTCACGCAATCCTATCCGGGGACAGAGGGAGTCCGAGGTTTCGCCTCCGCGCTCGCCGCCGAGATCGGAGCCAGCGCCGCCGCCCTCGGGATGCGCGGGGCTCGCGTGGACACCGTCTACGTCGGAGGGGGGACCCCCTCGCTCCTCGCGCCGCCGGATCTGGAGGCGATTCTCGGCGCCGCCGCCTCCGCCTTCCGGATCGAGGCGCACGCGGAGATCACGATCGAAGCGAACCCCGAGAGTGTCACCCAGGAAAAGCTTGTGGCGTTCCGCTCCCTCGGGGTCAACCGCCTGAGCCTGGGGGTGCAGAGCTTTCAGGAGAGGATCCTGGAAACGCTGGGGCGGGCCCATTCCCCGCAGGACGCGGTGCGTGCCGTGGAGGCGGCGCGGGGCGCCGGATTTGCGAGCGTCAGCCTCGACCTCATGCTGGCGCTGCCGGGGCAGGACGCCGCCAATCTGCGCGAGGATCTGCGCACCGCCCTCGATCTGGCGCCGGATCACCTCTCGGCCTACCTCCTGGAAATGGACAAGGAGACGGCGTTGAGGTCGCGCATCGAGAGAGGCGATCTCAGGCCTCCCACCGAGGACGAAGCCGCCGATCTCTACGAGATCACCGCCGAGACCCTGGCGGGGGCCGGCCTGCAGCATTACGAGATTTCCAGCTTCGCGCGGCACGGCGCCCGCTGCCGGCACAACCTGAAATACTGGACCGACCGCCCTTTCCTGGGATGCGGACCGTCGGCCTGGTCGTACCTCGCCGGCCGGCGCTTCCGGGTGGCGCGCAACCTGGAGGCCTACCTGGAATCGGCCCGACAAGGCGTCCCGCCGGTCTGGGAGGAGGATCCCGTTTCTCCGCGGATGCGGCTCGCCGAGGCGATCTTCGCGGGCTTGCGCCTGATGGAGGGGATCGACGTCGAACCGGTGAGCCGGGCCCACGGCATCGACGATCCGCTGCGCGGCGCCCGGCCGAGGCTCGAAGAGCTCGAAGCGGCGGGAGTCCTGGAGCGCCGCGGAACCCGGCTGCGGCTCACGTCCCGCGGCTATTCCGTCGCCAACGAGGTTTTCGCCGCCTTCCTGGAATGACCGCCGGCGCCACTACGGCGCGGCGTGCGCATGAACCGCCATCGCCACC is from Candidatus Polarisedimenticolia bacterium and encodes:
- a CDS encoding tetratricopeptide repeat protein, which produces MRPSARERAAGLATALLAAAWLLGAAGAGAGSVDVLFARGNDAYARGDYGAAADLYRKILGAGVRSSRVYYNLGNACFKSNRIGEAILYYEKALKLDPTDEDARENLRFANVRIRDRVPADDRPWVVSLLERGRDVLRIEQVMQIFTGLYLAAMALAAVWLLAAGRRWAPGVGIAAALLLVLSFAAGGWGLAQARARQASDEAIVLAAKVEVLSGPGSENTLLASVHEGTKVRIHNRRQTWVQVTIPDGRAGWIRREALGVI
- the hemW gene encoding radical SAM family heme chaperone HemW, giving the protein MASSDPLGLYLHVPFCTSHCTYCDFFTQSYPGTEGVRGFASALAAEIGASAAALGMRGARVDTVYVGGGTPSLLAPPDLEAILGAAASAFRIEAHAEITIEANPESVTQEKLVAFRSLGVNRLSLGVQSFQERILETLGRAHSPQDAVRAVEAARGAGFASVSLDLMLALPGQDAANLREDLRTALDLAPDHLSAYLLEMDKETALRSRIERGDLRPPTEDEAADLYEITAETLAGAGLQHYEISSFARHGARCRHNLKYWTDRPFLGCGPSAWSYLAGRRFRVARNLEAYLESARQGVPPVWEEDPVSPRMRLAEAIFAGLRLMEGIDVEPVSRAHGIDDPLRGARPRLEELEAAGVLERRGTRLRLTSRGYSVANEVFAAFLE